In a genomic window of Nostoc sp. UHCC 0870:
- the csx18 gene encoding CRISPR-associated protein Csx18: protein MYISSRAALVRNFGVAILNGGITLIILLIAPLGLAAVIINTILVTVASFVNATAGDAVVNFLQPSQIKTLLAEVIAKQSQLTKENEN from the coding sequence ATGTATATCTCCTCCCGTGCTGCATTAGTTCGTAACTTTGGAGTAGCCATACTTAATGGCGGTATCACTTTAATTATCCTATTAATCGCTCCCTTGGGGCTAGCAGCCGTCATCATCAATACAATCTTAGTCACAGTAGCCAGTTTTGTTAACGCCACCGCCGGCGATGCTGTAGTTAATTTCTTGCAACCATCACAAATCAAAACATTACTAGCTGAAGTCATCGCTAAACAGTCACAACTAACCAAAGAAAACGAAAATTAA
- a CDS encoding CAP domain-containing protein, whose product MNRLPQKLYLVWVAIALSSTGCEQVTKQLPPLPNIDIPLSQSPQPLITPESATTAQIESEIRQGINQVRQKNGLQPLKDHPKLAQVARKYSRQMAEQNFFSHTGADGSTPQERVTRDGILYSVVGENLFKSQNVPRPVPAAIEGWMKSPGHRENILRPVFTETGVGVWREGNTYYVTQLFLRPFP is encoded by the coding sequence ATGAATCGATTGCCTCAAAAATTATACTTAGTGTGGGTTGCGATCGCGCTATCATCTACCGGGTGTGAGCAAGTTACAAAACAATTGCCACCTCTGCCCAACATTGACATACCATTAAGCCAATCCCCACAACCATTAATTACTCCTGAATCTGCCACAACTGCCCAAATCGAGTCCGAAATCCGTCAAGGTATTAACCAAGTAAGACAAAAAAATGGGCTTCAGCCACTCAAAGATCATCCAAAATTAGCACAAGTAGCCCGTAAATATAGCCGTCAGATGGCAGAACAAAACTTTTTTAGCCATACTGGTGCTGACGGTAGCACACCACAAGAAAGAGTTACGAGAGATGGTATTCTTTATTCAGTAGTGGGTGAAAATTTATTCAAAAGTCAGAATGTACCTAGGCCAGTACCAGCAGCCATTGAAGGCTGGATGAAAAGCCCAGGACACCGAGAAAATATTCTGCGTCCAGTGTTTACAGAAACAGGTGTAGGAGTTTGGCGAGAGGGTAATACTTACTACGTTACCCAGTTATTCTTAAGACCATTTCCGTAG
- the cas1 gene encoding CRISPR-associated endonuclease Cas1, whose amino-acid sequence MRTLYVSKQGCYITLKAENIIIKQGETIQGEVQLPLLEQILIFGKSQITTQVIRTCLWRNIPIAYLSRMGYCYGRLMPIERGYRQLSRYQQNLTEIERLLVARKIIQAKLKNSRTFLMRQQRRKPSTSADIAIKSLEVLLQKVGESETIERIMGLEGAGAAQYFSAFGECLNHPDFVFLARSRRPPGNPVNAMLSFGYQILWNHLLTLIELQGLDPYYACLHQGTERHAALASDLIEEFRVPIIDSLVLWLVNSKVMDVQTDFEYHNGGCYLNNYGRPKYIKYFLQRLEEEVQNAKGEKQPRWDLMTQQIKFFKEFVYQPSQLYNPYQIR is encoded by the coding sequence ATGCGGACACTTTACGTATCCAAACAAGGTTGTTACATTACCCTCAAAGCTGAAAACATCATCATTAAACAAGGAGAAACCATTCAAGGTGAAGTACAATTACCACTACTAGAACAAATCCTAATATTCGGTAAATCCCAAATTACGACACAAGTAATTCGTACTTGTCTTTGGCGAAATATTCCCATAGCTTACCTATCTCGAATGGGATACTGTTATGGTAGGCTCATGCCAATTGAAAGAGGATATCGTCAGTTATCCCGCTACCAGCAAAACCTAACAGAAATAGAACGCCTTTTAGTAGCCAGAAAAATCATCCAAGCCAAACTAAAAAACAGTCGCACATTTTTGATGAGACAGCAGCGACGTAAACCCTCAACCTCTGCTGATATCGCTATTAAAAGTTTAGAAGTATTGTTGCAAAAAGTAGGTGAATCTGAAACAATTGAACGCATCATGGGCTTAGAAGGTGCTGGTGCAGCACAATATTTTTCAGCATTTGGTGAATGTTTGAATCATCCTGATTTTGTCTTCTTAGCCCGCAGTCGCCGCCCTCCGGGGAATCCGGTGAACGCCATGCTAAGTTTTGGATATCAAATTCTGTGGAATCATCTACTCACATTAATTGAACTTCAAGGACTAGACCCCTACTATGCTTGTTTACATCAAGGGACAGAACGCCACGCTGCGCTTGCTTCCGATTTAATCGAAGAATTTCGTGTTCCTATTATTGATTCCCTGGTACTGTGGTTAGTCAACAGCAAAGTCATGGATGTGCAAACAGACTTTGAATATCACAATGGCGGTTGCTATTTAAATAATTACGGTCGTCCCAAATATATAAAATATTTCTTACAACGTCTAGAAGAAGAAGTACAAAATGCCAAAGGGGAAAAACAACCTCGTTGGGATTTAATGACCCAGCAAATTAAATTTTTTAAAGAATTTGTTTATCAGCCTAGTCAACTATATAATCCTTATCAGATTCGTTAA
- a CDS encoding TspO/MBR family protein — MKARWIITAVSAALFFGGSLFTSLRDPWFQNLQRPDWLTFEFIIPFVWTLIWACLTISAIIVWEKKTRQGSRPWLLMAIYALIAILTSTYSPVVVELKSLTGGIILGGLATLLVYILAFVVKPISQKAAWLFLPYALWGPFGTYLTWLLLQLNPGAGV; from the coding sequence GTGAAAGCTAGATGGATTATTACAGCAGTTTCAGCAGCATTATTTTTTGGCGGTAGCCTGTTTACCTCACTGCGCGACCCTTGGTTTCAAAATTTGCAACGCCCTGACTGGTTGACCTTTGAATTTATCATCCCGTTTGTTTGGACTTTAATTTGGGCGTGTCTCACCATCTCAGCCATTATTGTTTGGGAGAAAAAAACTAGACAAGGTTCTCGACCTTGGCTTTTGATGGCTATTTACGCATTAATTGCTATCCTCACTTCCACCTACAGTCCCGTTGTAGTAGAACTGAAAAGCCTCACAGGGGGAATAATTCTCGGTGGATTAGCCACACTTTTGGTCTACATTCTCGCTTTTGTAGTTAAGCCAATTTCCCAAAAAGCCGCTTGGCTATTCCTTCCCTACGCACTTTGGGGGCCTTTCGGGACGTATCTAACTTGGTTATTACTGCAACTCAATCCCGGTGCAGGGGTTTAG
- a CDS encoding purple acid phosphatase family protein gives MLHKLCLPQIAIALTLTTGLISATSFPANASSFRINPYLQQPSTEGMYFTWFTEEEVPGILSITGAGLSNPLNFTSTPAYQSVLAYTNAEKNQNITGLAPGSWLLSDNNYKHSVDVRGLLPGTTYQYTVVQGTSVFNSSFKTAPTKDDWNSIRFIAMSDSETEPAGRFSRREWQPGALAPGSAARPELSGSQWANTFGTAGSGGSQTLRYALTETEGYKRNLAIVNSRNPDFLLMPGDLVQGGGYQPGWDEFFRHNAGEFDSGLSKYPILPALGNWENFGALNGGYGTDADGRFGPKFGRDKYHVYFDAPDNGTPDHQDNYYRIDYGPITIITLDSSNGEPDDRRSNYGGDGQLPKISGQDYTGTGTDTQDNYTRTQYEAAGGTDLADFNPGSPQWNWAKAQLEDARAKGQMIFVQFHHAPYSSGEHGQPMNHALSTGQGGTPMRQYQGMFEEFGVLAVLSGHSEMFERSFVDENGDGIGVYYYDVGVSGDGLRGEKRNGSSLSDPLLKYNSFSQWTADQSEGEFWQDIAGALQLVDGGKHYGHLEVNLEKLNGANGKYAKVTLTPVYNFPILDQNYNLLRSDRRTYSDEITFFVDTNGRIIQEVPEPSLIFGFLVFGLGTLGFKSRKIKQ, from the coding sequence ATGCTACACAAGTTGTGCTTGCCGCAAATAGCGATCGCCCTGACACTCACTACTGGATTGATTTCTGCTACAAGCTTTCCAGCCAACGCATCCTCTTTCCGCATCAATCCCTATTTACAGCAGCCTTCGACTGAAGGAATGTATTTTACTTGGTTTACGGAAGAAGAAGTACCCGGCATTCTCTCAATTACTGGGGCTGGTCTAAGTAATCCCCTCAATTTTACCAGTACACCTGCATACCAGTCAGTGCTAGCATACACCAACGCCGAAAAGAATCAGAATATTACTGGTTTAGCTCCAGGGTCGTGGTTGCTCAGTGATAACAACTATAAACATAGCGTTGATGTGCGTGGTTTGTTACCGGGAACAACATATCAATATACGGTAGTCCAGGGGACGAGTGTTTTTAACTCATCTTTTAAAACTGCTCCCACTAAAGACGACTGGAATAGCATCCGCTTTATTGCCATGTCCGACAGTGAAACCGAGCCAGCCGGACGTTTTAGCCGCCGTGAATGGCAACCCGGTGCTTTAGCTCCAGGTTCAGCCGCACGCCCCGAATTGAGTGGTAGTCAATGGGCAAATACTTTCGGCACTGCCGGCTCAGGTGGTTCACAAACTTTGCGCTATGCTTTGACTGAAACTGAAGGCTACAAACGCAACCTTGCGATCGTTAACAGCCGCAACCCTGACTTCCTGCTGATGCCTGGTGATTTGGTGCAAGGTGGTGGATACCAACCAGGCTGGGATGAATTTTTCCGGCACAACGCCGGGGAATTTGACAGTGGTTTGTCAAAATACCCCATTTTGCCAGCCTTGGGTAACTGGGAGAACTTTGGCGCACTCAATGGCGGTTATGGTACTGATGCTGATGGACGTTTTGGCCCTAAATTTGGCCGCGATAAATATCATGTCTACTTTGATGCACCTGACAACGGTACACCAGATCATCAAGATAATTACTATCGTATCGACTACGGCCCTATCACTATTATTACCCTCGATAGTTCCAATGGTGAGCCAGATGATCGACGCAGTAACTACGGGGGTGATGGTCAACTACCGAAAATAAGCGGACAAGATTACACAGGTACAGGGACTGACACCCAAGATAACTATACACGTACCCAATATGAAGCGGCTGGCGGTACTGACTTAGCAGACTTTAACCCTGGTAGTCCCCAATGGAATTGGGCAAAAGCACAATTAGAAGATGCACGAGCCAAAGGTCAAATGATTTTTGTGCAGTTCCATCACGCACCCTACAGCAGTGGTGAACACGGACAACCCATGAACCATGCTCTGTCAACAGGTCAGGGCGGTACACCCATGCGCCAATACCAGGGTATGTTTGAGGAATTTGGTGTCTTGGCGGTGCTGTCTGGTCATAGTGAAATGTTCGAGCGCAGTTTTGTTGATGAAAACGGCGACGGTATTGGCGTATATTACTATGATGTAGGCGTATCAGGTGATGGGTTACGGGGTGAGAAACGTAACGGTTCAAGCTTGAGCGACCCCCTACTCAAGTACAACAGCTTCAGCCAATGGACAGCCGACCAAAGTGAAGGTGAGTTTTGGCAAGACATCGCTGGGGCGTTGCAATTAGTGGATGGTGGTAAACACTACGGACATCTTGAGGTGAATTTAGAGAAACTCAATGGAGCAAATGGTAAATATGCCAAAGTTACTCTGACACCAGTGTATAACTTCCCCATCCTTGATCAAAACTATAATTTATTGCGTAGCGATCGCCGCACCTACAGCGATGAGATTACCTTTTTCGTAGATACCAATGGGCGAATTATCCAAGAAGTTCCTGAACCTAGTCTAATTTTTGGTTTCTTGGTGTTTGGCTTAGGTACGTTAGGATTCAAATCACGCAAAATTAAGCAATAA
- a CDS encoding type II toxin-antitoxin system VapC family toxin, producing MGQLTFSNADRIYIDTVTIIYAVEQTPIYGMLLNPLWNNLQTGNLEVFTSELTLMETLVVPMRNSDMFLIHAYERLLQSPQIQLVPISQAILKEAARLRAITPSLRTPDAIHLATATALGCTQFLTNDRQLRTVSNLFIVILDEVLAS from the coding sequence ATGGGACAACTAACTTTTTCCAATGCTGACCGTATATACATTGATACAGTAACGATTATTTACGCCGTTGAACAGACCCCAATTTATGGAATGTTGCTGAATCCTCTATGGAATAACCTTCAGACAGGAAACCTTGAAGTTTTTACCAGTGAACTGACTTTGATGGAAACCCTAGTCGTACCAATGAGAAATTCAGATATGTTTCTGATTCATGCCTACGAGCGATTGTTGCAATCACCCCAAATACAATTAGTTCCCATTAGTCAGGCCATCTTGAAGGAAGCAGCAAGACTGCGTGCTATTACACCTTCATTGAGAACACCCGATGCCATTCATCTTGCAACAGCTACAGCATTAGGCTGTACCCAGTTTCTCACCAATGACCGACAACTAAGAACAGTGTCAAACTTATTCATCGTGATTTTAGATGAAGTGCTGGCATCATAA
- a CDS encoding site-2 protease family protein, with protein sequence MQGFRLGSFFGFEIRIDLSWLVIFFLVLWTLSTGLFPANYPGFDNATYFGMGIVATLLFFASLLAHELSHSFVARSKGIPVEGITLFIFGGVSRTRMDAENPGDEFQIAIIGPVTSFVLSALFGLLWYIGRNAGWSVVVNGVTSYLASINLILAIFNMLPGFPLDGGRVFRSLVWKYTGNLKKATQIASTGGKLLGYLLIALGILQTFGGAVLGGLWFVLIGWFLYTAAEASYEEILLRTSLQGVRVREVMTPYPETVNAELTLQELVDKYFLSRRYHSFPVMEDSKPIGMITLNKVKDIPREEWMYRTVQETMIPTQEGISARPEEQMSQVLEKMQTSGVRRVLVIQDDLLTGIITTNDIANWLQRRREFGEVA encoded by the coding sequence ATGCAAGGTTTTCGCTTAGGTTCTTTCTTCGGTTTTGAAATCCGAATAGACCTGTCTTGGTTAGTAATTTTCTTTCTTGTCCTGTGGACTCTAAGCACAGGGTTATTTCCTGCTAATTATCCCGGATTTGACAATGCTACTTACTTTGGCATGGGCATAGTAGCAACATTACTGTTCTTTGCATCCTTACTAGCTCATGAACTTTCCCACTCTTTTGTAGCTAGGTCAAAAGGAATTCCCGTTGAAGGTATTACCCTATTTATCTTTGGTGGAGTTTCCCGCACTCGGATGGATGCAGAAAACCCAGGGGATGAATTTCAAATAGCCATCATTGGGCCTGTTACTAGTTTTGTACTATCTGCCCTATTTGGCTTGCTTTGGTACATAGGCAGAAATGCAGGTTGGAGTGTGGTAGTTAATGGTGTGACTTCTTACTTAGCATCCATTAACCTGATCCTCGCTATTTTTAATATGTTACCAGGGTTTCCTTTAGATGGCGGTCGTGTCTTCCGTTCTCTGGTGTGGAAGTACACAGGTAACTTGAAGAAAGCTACACAAATTGCCTCTACAGGCGGTAAATTGCTGGGTTATTTACTGATTGCTTTGGGTATATTACAGACATTTGGTGGTGCTGTTTTAGGCGGACTCTGGTTTGTTCTAATTGGTTGGTTTCTCTACACTGCTGCTGAAGCTAGTTATGAGGAAATTTTGCTGCGTACCAGTTTGCAAGGAGTACGAGTCAGGGAAGTTATGACACCCTATCCAGAGACAGTAAATGCTGAGTTGACACTGCAAGAATTAGTAGATAAATATTTCCTCAGTCGCCGTTATCATTCTTTTCCAGTCATGGAAGATAGTAAACCGATAGGCATGATTACTTTAAATAAAGTTAAGGATATCCCGCGAGAAGAATGGATGTATCGCACTGTTCAAGAGACGATGATTCCTACACAAGAGGGGATAAGTGCGCGACCAGAAGAACAAATGTCTCAGGTACTAGAAAAAATGCAAACATCAGGAGTGCGGCGAGTGCTAGTCATTCAAGATGATTTGCTTACAGGTATTATTACCACGAATGATATAGCGAACTGGCTACAGCGACGACGAGAGTTTGGGGAAGTTGCTTAA
- a CDS encoding phosphate-starvation-inducible PsiE family protein: protein MPKRIITKLNTWFNRKTIVTNLEVFQDIIIISLCMSLFCVMLIRLGDMFLSFLHPLDLREVTSDILFILILVELFRLLIDYLQTQKISVGAAAEITIVSALREVILRGVLEIPRDQIFGISFFLIVLTGILIALPWISRFFNHVRIISPEISADDTDLLSETSIAAD from the coding sequence ATGCCCAAACGGATAATCACAAAGTTAAATACCTGGTTCAACCGAAAAACAATTGTCACGAATCTAGAAGTCTTTCAAGACATTATTATTATTTCTCTTTGCATGAGCTTGTTTTGCGTGATGCTCATCCGTCTAGGTGATATGTTTTTATCTTTTTTACACCCATTAGATTTACGGGAAGTCACATCTGATATTTTGTTTATTTTAATTTTAGTAGAGTTATTTCGCTTATTAATTGACTATTTACAAACACAGAAAATCTCAGTAGGAGCAGCCGCAGAAATTACTATAGTTTCTGCTTTACGGGAGGTAATTTTGCGGGGTGTGTTAGAGATTCCCCGTGACCAAATTTTTGGTATCTCCTTCTTTTTGATAGTTTTAACAGGCATTCTCATCGCTTTACCTTGGATATCTCGATTTTTTAATCATGTCAGAATTATCAGTCCAGAAATATCAGCAGATGATACAGATTTATTATCAGAAACCTCAATTGCTGCCGATTAG
- a CDS encoding WYL domain-containing protein — protein sequence MICHFLIGVPGSGKSTFATELAKLGNYRIVSTDAIRASLYGDANIQGEWTEIEKVATSEIVNTLAQGDGVIYDATNAKRVWRMDLLKKLNGVDVQWMGWYLQTPIAICKAWNQQRTRQVPDIIIENMHKSLQEFPPIAAEGFATVKAIDVTSPNFHIQQIQNQIQQLPRTLTNRANRNRHITLHSYSRLLDFERLMYLISLIIRYPGMGSLQFNHPSLLETIFGYVPEFASSIEEVTAFIGKFCGQIYADAGAIAFDLEWLEQNSLIGVNTIALSSPITPPVNHAITPSSFVTHGYSDFYTFQRLVQIIRFILHHPLLQDTSQGSLPTLVSALGQYGIIDIDGLDTVRKDIEKVLKPYKILPEFPLRDGYFAGTAILSPHELSQVFNVLQSQAKSLNDPVALEIYETFAMRMVQSKLGVSQVYPVRAIANRNIIDPEFLPSDALSKNLQQVEEAIVKGQLLEFNRFPGGGKFALDEEGFFLAFPLQIVFCNQAWYLGYECEGGKYAGLFRFERLDRLFIGQFQERVRSRQEQEKSLQQLQKLYAASPGIFLGYSVSDQQQFLSHIKQERSQACMTIELWFNDMIFRFIAEGTKRFPPQQMKMSLPGESGHSRLPKSIFCLKRTQNKCFPNRFQLVLPKWYLGDVEFLRWIVGFGGNVRVVKPEELIIKVKGMGEAIFKVYE from the coding sequence ATGATTTGTCACTTCCTCATTGGTGTCCCTGGTAGCGGAAAATCCACCTTCGCCACAGAACTAGCAAAGTTGGGGAATTATCGCATTGTTTCCACTGACGCAATTCGCGCCTCACTATACGGCGATGCGAATATCCAGGGGGAGTGGACAGAGATAGAGAAAGTTGCTACCTCTGAGATTGTGAATACGCTGGCTCAAGGTGATGGCGTAATCTATGATGCTACTAACGCCAAGCGCGTTTGGCGGATGGATTTGCTCAAAAAGTTAAATGGGGTTGATGTTCAGTGGATGGGGTGGTATTTACAAACCCCTATTGCAATTTGCAAGGCTTGGAATCAACAGCGCACGCGCCAAGTTCCAGATATCATTATTGAGAATATGCACAAATCTCTGCAAGAGTTTCCGCCGATAGCAGCAGAAGGTTTTGCAACAGTCAAAGCAATTGATGTCACTTCCCCAAATTTCCACATTCAACAGATTCAAAACCAAATCCAACAGCTACCACGTACACTAACTAACCGTGCTAACCGCAATCGCCACATTACTTTACATTCCTACAGTCGGTTGCTGGACTTTGAACGCCTGATGTATCTCATTTCCTTAATCATCCGCTATCCGGGGATGGGAAGTTTGCAATTCAATCACCCCAGTCTGCTAGAAACCATTTTTGGTTATGTTCCTGAATTTGCTAGTTCCATAGAAGAAGTTACCGCCTTCATCGGTAAATTTTGCGGTCAAATCTATGCTGATGCTGGGGCGATCGCATTTGATTTAGAATGGTTAGAGCAAAATTCTTTGATTGGGGTCAATACTATTGCTTTATCTTCCCCTATTACCCCACCAGTTAATCACGCCATTACACCATCTTCCTTTGTGACTCATGGCTATTCGGACTTCTACACGTTCCAGAGGTTAGTCCAAATCATTCGGTTTATCCTGCATCATCCATTGTTACAAGATACCAGCCAGGGAAGTTTACCCACTTTGGTTTCTGCACTTGGGCAATATGGAATTATTGATATTGATGGCTTAGATACCGTCCGCAAGGATATTGAAAAGGTGCTGAAGCCTTATAAAATCTTACCAGAATTTCCCCTGAGAGACGGCTATTTTGCAGGGACGGCGATTTTGTCACCCCATGAGTTAAGTCAGGTGTTTAACGTTCTGCAATCTCAGGCGAAAAGTCTAAATGACCCCGTGGCGTTGGAGATTTATGAAACTTTCGCCATGCGGATGGTACAAAGTAAATTGGGGGTGAGTCAGGTATATCCAGTACGGGCGATCGCTAACCGGAATATAATAGACCCAGAGTTTTTACCGTCAGATGCCCTATCTAAGAATTTACAGCAAGTTGAGGAAGCGATCGTTAAGGGACAACTGCTGGAATTTAATCGCTTTCCGGGTGGGGGTAAGTTTGCGCTGGACGAAGAAGGTTTTTTTCTAGCATTTCCTTTGCAAATTGTCTTTTGTAACCAAGCATGGTACTTGGGTTATGAATGTGAGGGAGGAAAGTATGCTGGACTTTTTCGGTTTGAGCGTTTGGATAGATTGTTTATCGGTCAATTTCAAGAAAGAGTACGTTCTAGACAGGAACAAGAGAAGTCATTACAGCAGTTGCAAAAACTTTATGCTGCTAGTCCTGGTATTTTTCTTGGGTATAGTGTGAGTGACCAGCAGCAGTTTCTTAGTCATATTAAACAAGAACGTTCTCAGGCTTGTATGACAATAGAGTTGTGGTTTAATGATATGATATTTCGATTTATCGCTGAAGGTACGAAAAGATTTCCACCGCAACAGATGAAAATGTCTCTTCCTGGAGAAAGTGGGCATTCAAGGTTGCCTAAGTCGATTTTCTGCCTAAAGAGAACGCAGAATAAATGTTTTCCTAATCGCTTTCAATTGGTATTACCTAAATGGTATTTGGGTGATGTAGAGTTTTTGAGATGGATTGTTGGGTTTGGTGGTAATGTTAGGGTGGTAAAACCTGAAGAGTTAATTATTAAAGTTAAAGGGATGGGTGAGGCAATTTTCAAGGTTTATGAATAA
- a CDS encoding Uma2 family endonuclease has translation MVAIPQQPQKMTVEEYLAWELQQELRYEYVNGEVFAMTGGTIPHNDIALNFYRVLYPHLRARGCRVNVSDVKVQFNTKNIYYYPDLIVSCNPQDLNARKFIQNPTIIAEVLSPGTSSKDRGEKFTNYLTIPSLQEYLLIDSEKISVERFCRGEGRMWLYYPYTEGDMITLSSIEFDFAIAKLYEGVVFAPVEE, from the coding sequence ATGGTAGCCATCCCCCAACAACCGCAAAAAATGACTGTCGAGGAATATCTCGCATGGGAACTACAGCAAGAGCTTCGTTATGAATATGTTAATGGCGAAGTTTTTGCCATGACTGGTGGTACAATTCCTCACAATGACATTGCACTGAACTTTTACAGAGTTTTATACCCACATTTACGTGCTAGAGGTTGCCGAGTGAATGTGTCAGATGTGAAAGTGCAATTTAATACTAAAAATATCTATTATTATCCTGATTTAATCGTCAGTTGCAACCCTCAAGACCTGAATGCTCGCAAATTTATTCAAAATCCCACAATAATTGCTGAAGTTTTATCCCCTGGTACGAGTAGCAAAGATCGGGGCGAGAAATTCACTAATTACTTAACAATTCCCTCTTTACAAGAATATTTATTGATAGATTCCGAAAAAATCTCTGTTGAACGTTTCTGTCGGGGAGAGGGAAGAATGTGGCTTTACTATCCCTACACTGAGGGAGATATGATCACACTATCTAGCATAGAATTTGATTTTGCCATAGCAAAACTCTATGAAGGTGTGGTATTTGCACCAGTAGAAGAATAG
- the cas2 gene encoding CRISPR-associated endonuclease Cas2 has product MLFYIVVYDIPCDKRRKKVSDLLEGYGKRVQYSVFECILNENKYKELKKRLRKQVKLPEDSVRFYPLTRHTFNQIETWGEAPVTELPGSTII; this is encoded by the coding sequence ATGCTGTTTTATATAGTAGTATATGACATCCCTTGCGACAAAAGACGCAAAAAAGTCTCAGATTTATTAGAAGGTTATGGTAAACGAGTTCAATATTCAGTGTTTGAATGTATTCTTAACGAAAATAAATATAAAGAACTAAAAAAAAGACTCCGAAAGCAAGTCAAACTCCCAGAAGATAGCGTGCGATTTTATCCTTTAACCAGGCATACATTCAACCAAATCGAAACTTGGGGAGAAGCACCAGTTACGGAACTTCCAGGCTCAACTATTATCTAA